A region of Photobacterium sanguinicancri DNA encodes the following proteins:
- the flgL gene encoding flagellar hook-associated protein FlgL, producing the protein MRISTSQMNNIMLTSMQSSTTGVNKSFIQLNSGERMLKPSDDPLGAVQLMMLDREQADISQFKKNISNLTTQLGQTESHLDASNTAVLRAQELVTGILSASNSTMEGREAIATELDGILGQLTDIANSKNPNGDYIFAGTKTDTQPIVKDPATGEYVYQGNSDQREVQVAESMSIPANQTADVMFSNGSDNIFNTLDSVINDLRNPAIDGSNLTSSVTQAQTDIKSTLSSINGALTDVGGQQNSLTMISGSHDDNKLINDKLIGDVKDLDYSQAILELNTQMAALQATQMTYSKVQNLSLFKLM; encoded by the coding sequence ATGCGGATAAGCACATCGCAAATGAATAACATCATGTTGACGAGCATGCAGAGCTCGACAACTGGGGTGAATAAAAGCTTTATTCAGCTAAACTCTGGCGAGCGAATGCTGAAACCCTCGGATGATCCGCTGGGTGCGGTGCAACTGATGATGTTGGATCGTGAGCAGGCTGACATTAGCCAATTTAAAAAGAATATCTCGAACCTGACAACCCAGTTGGGCCAGACAGAATCGCACCTTGATGCTTCTAATACTGCGGTATTACGAGCGCAAGAGTTGGTGACAGGTATACTGAGTGCCAGTAATAGCACCATGGAAGGACGTGAAGCGATCGCCACTGAACTGGATGGTATTTTGGGGCAGCTAACGGATATCGCGAACAGTAAAAACCCTAACGGTGATTACATTTTCGCGGGTACTAAAACCGATACCCAACCCATAGTCAAAGACCCAGCAACAGGGGAATATGTTTACCAAGGCAACAGTGACCAACGTGAAGTACAGGTTGCGGAATCGATGTCGATCCCGGCTAACCAAACCGCGGATGTGATGTTCTCTAACGGTAGCGATAATATTTTCAATACTCTAGATAGCGTGATTAATGATCTACGTAACCCCGCTATTGATGGTAGCAACCTCACTAGCAGTGTGACGCAAGCGCAAACTGACATCAAAAGTACCTTATCGTCTATCAATGGTGCATTAACCGATGTCGGTGGTCAGCAAAACTCATTGACCATGATTTCGGGTTCGCATGATGATAATAAGCTCATCAATGATAAACTGATCGGCGATGTGAAAGATTTAGACTACAGCCAAGCGATTTTAGAGCTCAATACTCAGATGGCTGCGCTGCAAGCGACCCAAATGACGTACAGCAAAGTACAGAATTTATCGCTGTTTAAATTGATGTAA
- a CDS encoding rod-binding protein, protein MKAIDNEQHSALYNDMSELNKITANPDKTQALEQAANQFEAVFLQTVLRHMRKASESMNDGEDSPFNSKQQKFYREMYDSQIAVEMSQQQSMGISDMLIKQLGQHEAFKPQPQAVAVNQQTPIESLAGRFSPVNDTTLQSGNNVKLPHWWGNTTPLSQHLKIQMDNEEL, encoded by the coding sequence ATGAAAGCGATTGATAACGAGCAACACTCAGCTTTGTATAACGACATGAGTGAACTAAATAAAATCACCGCAAATCCGGACAAGACACAAGCACTGGAGCAAGCGGCGAATCAGTTTGAAGCGGTCTTTTTGCAAACCGTGCTACGCCATATGCGTAAAGCATCTGAGTCGATGAATGATGGCGAAGACTCCCCGTTTAACAGCAAGCAACAGAAGTTTTACCGTGAAATGTACGATAGCCAAATTGCGGTTGAAATGAGTCAGCAGCAGAGCATGGGCATTTCTGACATGTTGATTAAACAACTTGGTCAGCATGAAGCATTTAAGCCACAGCCACAGGCGGTCGCTGTTAATCAACAGACACCGATTGAATCATTAGCGGGGCGCTTTAGCCCGGTCAATGACACCACATTGCAATCCGGTAACAACGTGAAGTTGCCACATTGGTGGGGAAATACGACCCCACTGTCGCAGCATTTAAAAATCCAGATGGATAACGAAGAGCTATGA
- the fliD gene encoding flagellar filament capping protein FliD, translated as MIMTGIGSGIDYESMISAIIAAERAPKDNQLNRQEGMNKAEMEALKEIQNTINGFRDTVEDLGSKRELEKLKAILSNEDFLSVAVDANAVAGEYAFDVKQLATAQRDQLLKAGADETFTQGVIKFGEVGKEVTVDIAKLQADLIAAQDTKTQELTDSQLESVAKKHGYDLTVPAEKAEAEKALTDPAHANYDKDRHDSYQSRLDAITTEKTRLQNDGVKFEEIQQAINNDPKNDFAKATLVRSGDNVSLVLNAKDTGNANSINSIDVSGFTPSPSVDSTVVNLQAAQDAEVMFGSMTLTSASNKMENVIDGMTLNLKAVGAVNVKVEADQSGVKDTIKTFVDEYNKIIETVNTYTKSSEDGAAALSGNASVRSMVSRLRGVISDEYGASTFSTLSQLGITTSQKGVLEIDNTKLDKAIEDDFEQVANLFIGTDTQPGMMDKMLVVLDDYHKNGGIYDQRTDQLEYNNKTLQKDREQLDERMKAKTITLRDYYARMDSQIANMNQTQSMLIGMLS; from the coding sequence ATGATAATGACAGGTATTGGTTCCGGTATTGATTATGAATCAATGATTAGCGCCATCATTGCTGCCGAACGTGCCCCAAAAGACAATCAGCTGAACCGTCAAGAGGGTATGAACAAAGCTGAAATGGAAGCGCTGAAAGAAATTCAGAACACCATTAACGGCTTTCGTGACACAGTAGAAGATCTTGGCTCAAAGCGAGAACTAGAAAAACTAAAAGCTATTTTGAGCAATGAAGACTTCTTAAGTGTGGCAGTGGATGCCAATGCGGTTGCGGGTGAATATGCTTTTGATGTGAAGCAGTTAGCAACAGCGCAGCGTGATCAGTTACTTAAAGCCGGTGCTGATGAAACCTTCACCCAAGGGGTGATTAAATTTGGTGAAGTCGGCAAAGAAGTGACGGTTGATATTGCCAAGCTGCAAGCGGATTTAATCGCCGCACAAGACACCAAAACGCAAGAGCTAACCGACAGCCAACTTGAATCAGTGGCCAAAAAACACGGCTATGACTTAACCGTTCCAGCTGAAAAAGCGGAAGCGGAAAAGGCACTGACCGATCCTGCTCATGCCAATTACGACAAAGATCGTCACGACAGCTATCAAAGTCGTTTAGACGCAATTACGACAGAAAAAACACGCTTACAAAACGATGGCGTTAAATTCGAAGAAATCCAACAGGCGATTAATAACGACCCTAAAAATGATTTCGCTAAAGCGACATTGGTGCGCAGTGGTGACAATGTCAGTCTGGTATTGAATGCGAAAGATACCGGTAATGCAAACAGCATTAACTCAATAGATGTATCTGGTTTTACGCCGTCACCAAGCGTTGATTCTACCGTCGTTAATCTTCAAGCCGCACAAGATGCCGAGGTGATGTTTGGCTCGATGACACTGACATCGGCCAGCAACAAAATGGAAAATGTCATTGATGGCATGACCCTGAATTTAAAAGCCGTGGGTGCCGTCAACGTCAAGGTAGAAGCGGATCAGAGTGGCGTTAAAGACACCATTAAGACTTTTGTTGATGAATACAACAAGATTATCGAAACCGTTAATACCTACACCAAGTCGAGCGAAGATGGCGCGGCAGCGCTGTCGGGTAACGCGTCAGTGCGAAGTATGGTTAGCCGTTTACGCGGTGTGATTTCGGATGAATACGGCGCATCAACGTTTAGCACTTTGTCCCAGTTGGGTATTACCACTAGCCAAAAAGGCGTGTTGGAAATCGACAACACCAAGCTCGATAAAGCCATCGAAGATGACTTTGAGCAAGTGGCTAACTTGTTCATAGGTACCGACACCCAGCCCGGCATGATGGATAAGATGCTGGTGGTGTTAGATGACTACCACAAAAATGGTGGTATCTACGATCAGCGTACCGATCAGCTGGAATACAACAACAAAACTTTGCAAAAAGATCGTGAACAGCTTGATGAACGCATGAAAGCCAAGACGATCACCTTACGTGATTACTACGCACGTATGGATAGCCAAATTGCCAATATGAACCAAACCCAAAGCATGTTGATTGGCATGCTTAGCTAA
- a CDS encoding flagellar basal body-associated FliL family protein, with protein sequence MTEEVKPKSKLPLIIAAGVITLALAGGGGWWYVQQQKAVAVENAAVQALPATALVKKPVFLPLKKFVMSVKGDDRLHYLMLELSIMSYNEDQLKVLEDYMPVIRNAVITLVSGKDYESLSAQGVIPVLQSELKDYLGKVMNEMNSSNGIDRILITKMVIQ encoded by the coding sequence ATGACAGAAGAAGTAAAACCAAAATCAAAATTGCCGCTAATAATCGCAGCTGGAGTGATAACACTCGCGTTAGCAGGAGGCGGAGGCTGGTGGTATGTCCAACAGCAAAAAGCCGTGGCTGTTGAAAATGCGGCTGTGCAAGCACTACCTGCCACAGCGTTGGTGAAAAAACCGGTATTTTTACCGTTAAAAAAATTCGTGATGAGCGTGAAAGGTGACGACCGTTTGCATTATTTAATGCTAGAGCTGTCGATCATGAGCTACAACGAAGATCAGCTGAAAGTGCTGGAAGATTACATGCCGGTGATCCGCAATGCGGTGATCACCTTGGTGAGTGGTAAAGATTATGAATCACTCTCGGCACAAGGTGTTATCCCTGTTCTGCAATCTGAATTAAAAGATTATCTCGGCAAGGTGATGAATGAAATGAATTCAAGTAATGGCATCGACCGAATCCTGATCACCAAAATGGTCATCCAATAG
- the flgK gene encoding flagellar hook-associated protein FlgK, with protein sequence MSLINIGLSGMNAANAGLSVTAHNVSNVMTPGYSRQRVGFGSVTGANNSGAGVGVSNVERMADNYLNQQIYRQRGSWGYNSISSQYMQKTETVLNNKSTSISTGLDRFYAGLNEASAKPQDIAYRQTIVSESKSMVQRFNNLSTQLDSQERQVNGQLDASITDANTLMASIASLNSSIRDVGGNSEAASSLLDARDEAIRQLSSMMDVNPTYHDDGTVTVTMAKGQTLVSGTTASQLSQDHNGELVLKRGDTNLALDDNLGGTIGGLVDYRDNELTGLRRELDVMAYSFATEFNEKHQQGFDLNGEAGKAVFGGVDSVEGAAAKLTLLVDDPKQLAFSSAADEPGNSDNLKGLIELKNAPVDVDKSKLSPEALKNYELAIDKLNGKSIYSNYTGLTGDWAIRTAQLEADTKASAALVDQAQGERDSKSGVNLDEEAASIMTYTQMYQANAQVISTAQQLFDVTLSMFR encoded by the coding sequence ATGAGTTTGATTAATATCGGCTTGTCCGGCATGAATGCTGCGAACGCCGGCCTTTCTGTGACAGCCCACAACGTATCTAACGTGATGACCCCAGGTTACAGCCGTCAGCGCGTGGGTTTTGGTTCTGTCACTGGTGCGAATAATAGTGGTGCAGGTGTTGGCGTCAGCAATGTTGAACGCATGGCGGATAACTACCTTAATCAGCAGATTTATCGTCAGCGTGGCTCGTGGGGCTACAATTCGATTAGCTCACAGTACATGCAAAAAACGGAAACTGTGCTTAACAATAAAAGCACCTCTATCAGCACGGGTTTAGACCGCTTCTATGCAGGGTTAAATGAAGCGTCGGCTAAACCACAAGACATTGCTTATCGCCAGACGATTGTCAGTGAAAGCAAGTCGATGGTGCAGCGTTTTAATAATTTAAGCACCCAGCTTGATAGCCAAGAACGACAAGTTAATGGCCAGCTGGATGCGTCGATCACCGATGCCAATACCCTAATGGCTAGCATTGCGAGCCTTAACAGCAGTATTCGCGATGTCGGTGGTAACAGCGAAGCGGCCAGTAGCCTACTCGATGCCCGAGATGAAGCGATCCGTCAGTTATCGTCAATGATGGACGTGAACCCGACCTACCATGATGACGGCACAGTGACCGTTACTATGGCGAAAGGCCAAACACTGGTCAGCGGTACCACAGCAAGCCAATTGAGCCAAGATCACAATGGTGAGTTAGTCCTTAAGCGTGGCGATACCAATCTGGCATTGGATGACAACTTAGGCGGCACCATTGGTGGTTTAGTGGATTACCGTGACAACGAACTGACAGGCTTACGCCGTGAGTTAGATGTGATGGCCTACAGCTTTGCGACCGAATTTAACGAAAAGCATCAGCAAGGTTTCGACCTCAATGGCGAGGCTGGTAAGGCGGTATTTGGTGGCGTGGATAGCGTAGAAGGCGCGGCGGCTAAATTAACCTTATTGGTGGATGACCCTAAGCAATTAGCGTTTTCATCAGCCGCTGATGAACCGGGTAACAGTGACAACCTTAAGGGCTTAATTGAACTTAAAAATGCCCCTGTCGATGTAGACAAAAGCAAGCTGTCGCCTGAGGCGTTAAAAAACTATGAACTGGCGATTGATAAGCTTAATGGCAAGTCGATTTACAGCAACTACACAGGTTTAACCGGTGACTGGGCGATTCGTACTGCGCAGCTTGAAGCGGATACCAAAGCATCAGCAGCGTTAGTCGATCAAGCGCAAGGTGAACGTGATAGTAAAAGTGGCGTCAACCTCGATGAGGAAGCGGCCAGTATCATGACGTATACCCAAATGTACCAAGCGAATGCGCAAGTGATTTCAACGGCTCAACAGCTGTTTGATGTCACTTTGTCGATGTTCCGCTAA
- a CDS encoding FliA/WhiG family RNA polymerase sigma factor yields the protein MQNAAMYDPQGVNAYQQHQQLGQKAQEQRLLTKYAGLVRRVARHMTPQVNAVISMEDMEQIGLMALLDVIRRYPDESDEALERLAVQRIRGAILDELRRMDWRSRRYRQRGYELRDAERALSRRLGRSPSDAELATELDVELSEVYRRRVDVQAESLGSFESLQEDGEQFFGLSFQCQAHEKAELKNAMVKALSRLSEREQIMLNFYYEHEMNLREIALVFELTEARISQIHKKALKTLQATLADWREVV from the coding sequence ATGCAGAATGCAGCTATGTATGACCCTCAAGGGGTTAACGCGTATCAACAGCATCAGCAGCTTGGTCAAAAAGCGCAAGAACAACGCTTATTAACCAAGTATGCCGGACTGGTACGCCGGGTTGCTCGCCATATGACACCACAAGTGAATGCCGTTATCTCAATGGAAGATATGGAGCAGATCGGCTTGATGGCGTTATTGGATGTGATCCGCCGTTATCCTGATGAAAGCGATGAAGCGTTAGAACGTCTTGCGGTACAGCGCATTCGCGGTGCAATTTTGGATGAGCTACGACGAATGGATTGGCGTTCTCGTCGTTATCGTCAACGTGGCTATGAACTGCGTGATGCTGAGCGAGCGTTGAGTCGTCGCTTAGGACGATCGCCGAGTGATGCTGAATTAGCGACGGAACTTGATGTTGAGTTAAGTGAAGTTTATCGCCGTCGAGTGGATGTTCAAGCAGAAAGTTTAGGTAGCTTTGAGTCTTTACAAGAAGATGGTGAACAATTTTTTGGGTTGAGCTTTCAGTGCCAAGCACATGAAAAGGCCGAGCTAAAAAATGCCATGGTCAAGGCGTTATCCCGACTGAGTGAACGTGAACAAATCATGCTGAATTTTTACTACGAGCATGAAATGAATTTAAGAGAAATCGCGCTGGTTTTTGAATTAACAGAGGCGCGTATTAGCCAAATTCACAAGAAAGCCTTGAAGACGTTACAGGCGACGTTAGCGGATTGGCGAGAAGTAGTTTAA
- a CDS encoding flagellar basal body P-ring protein FlgI: MVPNLMTFKHILLAAGLVLCPLLASARPLLSLVDIQGIRENQLVGYGLVVGLSGTGDKNQTKFTSQSVKNMLSQFGVQLPANVDPKLKNVAAVAVNASIPALAGKGQSLDITVSSIGDAKSLRGGTLLLTPLKGVDGQIYAMAQGNLVVGGVNAQGNSGTGITINIPTAGLIPNGGIIEREIPSSFLTSTDVVLNLKVPGFNTARNIEKEINRVFGPEVAMAESHARIRVRAPHKASQRVTFLAMLENLEVEQQKKLDRVVFNARTGTIVVGKDVRVHTAAVSHGNLTVSVVENFNVSQPNAFSNGKTTVTPSSDVSIDQERGKVFIWPEGNQGTSLQSIVDAVNSLGASPNDLMSILIALDESGALDGELVIL; this comes from the coding sequence ATGGTTCCCAATCTAATGACATTCAAACACATACTTTTAGCGGCAGGTTTAGTGCTGTGCCCATTGCTAGCGTCGGCTCGACCACTGCTTAGTTTGGTCGATATTCAAGGCATTCGAGAAAACCAGCTGGTGGGTTACGGCTTGGTTGTGGGGTTAAGTGGTACGGGTGATAAAAACCAAACCAAGTTTACCTCGCAATCGGTGAAGAACATGCTGAGCCAGTTTGGCGTGCAGTTGCCAGCAAATGTTGACCCTAAACTGAAAAATGTCGCGGCGGTTGCAGTGAATGCTTCCATTCCCGCATTAGCAGGCAAAGGCCAGTCATTAGACATTACCGTATCATCAATTGGTGATGCTAAAAGCTTACGTGGCGGCACATTGTTACTGACGCCGTTAAAAGGTGTGGATGGTCAAATCTATGCAATGGCCCAAGGCAACTTAGTGGTTGGTGGTGTGAATGCACAAGGTAATAGCGGCACGGGCATAACCATCAATATTCCAACAGCGGGTCTTATTCCGAATGGCGGGATCATCGAGCGTGAAATTCCGTCGTCGTTTTTAACCTCGACGGATGTTGTGCTGAATTTAAAAGTCCCAGGGTTTAATACGGCCCGTAACATCGAAAAAGAAATTAATCGCGTGTTTGGTCCAGAAGTGGCAATGGCGGAAAGCCATGCCCGTATTCGCGTGCGAGCACCGCATAAAGCCAGCCAACGCGTTACCTTCTTAGCCATGCTTGAAAACCTAGAGGTTGAACAGCAGAAGAAACTGGATCGTGTGGTCTTTAATGCTCGTACCGGTACTATCGTGGTGGGTAAAGATGTACGGGTACACACAGCTGCAGTTAGCCATGGCAACCTAACCGTGAGCGTGGTTGAAAACTTCAATGTGAGCCAGCCAAACGCATTCAGCAACGGTAAAACGACAGTTACACCATCGTCAGATGTGTCGATTGATCAAGAGCGCGGCAAAGTCTTTATTTGGCCAGAAGGCAATCAAGGTACATCACTGCAAAGCATTGTTGATGCCGTGAATAGTTTAGGTGCTTCACCGAATGATCTGATGTCGATTTTGATTGCGTTAGATGAATCTGGTGCACTGGATGGTGAGTTGGTAATTCTGTAA
- the fliS gene encoding flagellar export chaperone FliS, translated as MMNPEGLGAYQQSQNHAQAASASPHRLIQMLLEGLLDNLSRARGFMERGQVADKGMMITKCLDILNGLSSVLDEQKGGEVTQELFRLYDYCGRRLFEANLQNDMAAIDEVSRLIRDILDGWVVLKPDRIQVANED; from the coding sequence ATGATGAACCCAGAAGGCCTTGGTGCCTACCAGCAATCGCAAAACCATGCCCAAGCGGCATCAGCTAGCCCACACCGTTTGATCCAAATGCTGTTGGAAGGTTTGCTTGATAATTTAAGCCGCGCTCGTGGCTTTATGGAACGCGGCCAAGTGGCTGATAAAGGCATGATGATCACTAAATGCCTCGACATTTTAAACGGCCTAAGTTCAGTGTTGGATGAGCAAAAAGGGGGCGAGGTTACCCAAGAGCTATTCCGCTTATATGACTACTGCGGCCGTCGCTTATTTGAAGCGAATTTACAAAACGATATGGCGGCGATTGATGAAGTCAGTCGTTTAATTCGTGACATCTTGGATGGCTGGGTGGTGCTAAAACCTGATCGTATTCAGGTAGCGAATGAAGATTGA
- a CDS encoding flagellin N-terminal helical domain-containing protein produces the protein MAMTINTNFASMNAQRNLTSTQGSLNSSLQRLSTGLRINSASDDAAGLQIANRMDSQVNGLKVAQRNANDGISMSQTAEGALQEYTNILQRMRDLSVQSKNGTNSDSDRAALDKEFQAMGKELSRIQETTTYGKGESLFEKLNTGVDFQVGADVKTVDASKLSKSNSTQAINDTLAKLGVKSDSAQKNTDVTAVETKLTALKALTDGTKSADITALGGKADAEKFLKDMGIDAAVEDGATPGTNVKITLATGGKDAATKLEALATAAKGLTEDAGTNGGVKLPTADADGNFDMSALQTAMTGAKVDTTAFKDPNVINVQVDSAALDTSKLGNVKDIAGSETAIKEIDAMIENVGAVRADLGATQNRFQSTINNLGNISENMSVAKGRIMDADIAAESANMTKQNTMMQAGITVLSQANQMPSMVSQLLR, from the coding sequence ATGGCAATGACCATCAACACTAACTTTGCATCAATGAATGCACAGCGTAACCTTACTAGCACTCAAGGTTCACTTAATTCTTCACTACAACGCCTATCTACTGGTCTTCGCATTAACAGTGCATCAGACGATGCTGCTGGCCTACAAATCGCAAACCGTATGGACTCTCAAGTTAACGGTCTTAAAGTAGCGCAACGCAACGCGAACGATGGCATCTCTATGTCACAAACGGCTGAAGGTGCACTGCAAGAGTACACTAACATCCTACAACGCATGCGTGACCTGTCTGTGCAATCTAAAAACGGTACTAACTCAGATTCTGACCGTGCAGCACTAGACAAAGAATTCCAAGCGATGGGTAAAGAACTTAGCCGTATCCAAGAGACAACTACTTACGGTAAAGGTGAGAGTTTGTTTGAAAAGCTTAACACGGGTGTTGATTTCCAAGTGGGTGCAGATGTTAAAACAGTAGATGCGTCTAAATTAAGCAAATCAAATTCAACACAAGCAATTAACGACACGCTAGCTAAGCTTGGCGTTAAATCTGATTCTGCACAAAAAAACACAGATGTTACAGCTGTTGAAACTAAGTTAACAGCGCTTAAAGCTCTTACTGATGGCACTAAATCTGCAGATATCACAGCGCTTGGTGGCAAGGCTGATGCAGAAAAATTCCTAAAAGATATGGGAATTGATGCTGCAGTAGAAGATGGTGCGACTCCTGGTACAAATGTTAAAATCACGCTTGCAACTGGCGGTAAAGATGCAGCAACTAAACTAGAAGCGTTAGCTACTGCGGCGAAAGGCCTAACAGAAGATGCAGGTACAAATGGCGGTGTGAAACTACCAACTGCTGATGCTGACGGTAATTTCGACATGTCTGCTCTTCAAACGGCAATGACTGGTGCAAAAGTTGACACTACTGCATTTAAAGATCCAAATGTTATCAACGTTCAAGTAGATAGCGCAGCACTAGATACGTCTAAACTTGGTAATGTAAAAGACATCGCTGGTTCTGAAACTGCAATTAAAGAAATTGATGCAATGATCGAGAACGTTGGCGCTGTACGTGCTGACCTTGGTGCGACTCAAAACCGTTTCCAATCAACTATCAACAACCTTGGCAACATCTCTGAGAACATGTCTGTTGCGAAAGGCCGCATCATGGATGCTGACATCGCTGCAGAATCTGCAAACATGACTAAGCAAAACACTATGATGCAAGCAGGTATCACAGTGCTTTCTCAGGCAAACCAAATGCCAAGCATGGTTTCTCAACTACTACGTTAA
- a CDS encoding flagellar hook-length control protein FliK, whose amino-acid sequence MQSIANQSTRQSSVSSSASSSASSASASNANPIVKGNSPLDKPMGFQQFEQKLNQSELRQNAMKKADAKAKEKNDNDNELKADEAAQPAAGFVVSDAYLAQLKQMLNGNTAGHDGEQLTSAGLPQRQVQVGSLTTMNAMPFKGAQVMDANAAQQADLKMQGQLPQDLADIVAAKKGGAAAQAELLQALRQQLSDMPKADLNSAALERLIAATQTHGQNLQASLSPATQLHNTAAEQATKMAPQQFQASVDITQPDWGKDLVDQLRSRMQFSKTDHLQQAHVRLDPPELGKLDINLRMEGDKVSVHFTAAHPQLREALLANAERLRFDFEGGQLQLGDVSVSSGNQQQGQQSHSSFDGQDDVVASNSRTVLQGGALDGLKRSSSRFESMI is encoded by the coding sequence ATGCAATCCATAGCCAATCAGTCGACACGTCAAAGCTCTGTATCAAGTTCAGCTTCAAGTTCTGCCTCAAGCGCTAGCGCATCCAATGCCAACCCTATTGTTAAAGGGAATTCGCCATTGGATAAACCAATGGGCTTTCAACAATTTGAGCAGAAACTGAACCAAAGCGAACTTCGCCAGAATGCGATGAAAAAGGCTGATGCAAAGGCGAAAGAAAAAAATGACAACGATAACGAACTAAAAGCAGATGAAGCTGCACAACCAGCTGCGGGCTTTGTGGTGTCGGATGCGTATTTAGCGCAGTTAAAGCAGATGCTAAATGGTAATACGGCAGGCCATGACGGTGAGCAATTAACATCGGCTGGGTTACCGCAACGTCAAGTACAAGTGGGGTCGCTAACAACCATGAATGCGATGCCTTTTAAAGGTGCGCAAGTGATGGACGCGAATGCGGCTCAGCAAGCAGATCTGAAAATGCAGGGGCAACTGCCGCAAGATCTTGCTGACATTGTTGCAGCCAAAAAAGGCGGTGCTGCGGCGCAGGCGGAATTACTGCAAGCGCTCCGCCAGCAATTATCGGATATGCCGAAGGCGGACCTTAACAGTGCCGCATTAGAGCGTCTAATTGCGGCAACGCAAACGCATGGTCAAAATTTACAAGCATCACTATCGCCAGCGACACAACTACACAATACAGCGGCAGAGCAAGCAACAAAAATGGCACCGCAACAATTTCAAGCCAGTGTGGATATTACACAGCCTGATTGGGGTAAGGATCTGGTTGATCAACTGCGATCGCGAATGCAGTTCAGTAAGACCGATCATTTACAACAAGCCCATGTTCGCTTAGACCCGCCTGAATTGGGCAAGCTAGACATTAATCTACGGATGGAAGGTGACAAAGTGTCGGTGCATTTCACCGCGGCTCACCCCCAATTACGTGAAGCTTTGCTAGCCAATGCCGAACGCTTGCGGTTTGACTTCGAAGGCGGGCAATTGCAGCTGGGTGACGTGTCTGTTTCTAGTGGTAATCAACAACAAGGCCAACAATCACACTCGTCGTTCGACGGGCAAGATGATGTGGTGGCATCGAATAGCCGCACTGTTCTACAAGGTGGCGCATTAGACGGTTTAAAACGGTCTTCAAGTCGTTTTGAATCAATGATTTAA
- the motA gene encoding flagellar motor stator protein MotA, giving the protein MQLIIGFVIVFGSIVYGYTHASGRMLALWQPAEFVIILGAGFGAMVISNPPYVLKNILTRLKMMFGKGYGESFFKSVLELMYELLEVIRKDGIKKLDDHIENPQGSDIFSKYPEVTKSNVLVSFITDNLRMMAMGKMSHHDLEAVLELELHALEEDLLRPSKALGKVGEAMPGFGIVAAVLGIVVTMQSIGGALALIGVKVAAALVGTFFGILMCYGVFEPIAASIANQVKKEMMALNMVSAILVTQAQGKPTLLALDAGRKVLHSEYKPSFITMEKWVSGD; this is encoded by the coding sequence ATGCAACTTATCATTGGTTTTGTCATTGTCTTCGGGTCCATTGTTTATGGCTATACCCATGCCTCGGGGCGAATGCTGGCACTTTGGCAACCGGCAGAATTTGTCATTATTCTGGGGGCCGGTTTTGGCGCGATGGTGATTTCTAACCCGCCATACGTGCTTAAAAATATCCTAACCCGTTTAAAGATGATGTTTGGGAAAGGCTACGGCGAATCTTTCTTTAAATCCGTATTAGAGTTGATGTACGAATTACTGGAAGTTATTCGTAAAGATGGCATTAAAAAGCTCGATGACCATATTGAAAATCCACAAGGTAGCGATATTTTCAGTAAGTACCCTGAGGTGACTAAATCAAATGTTCTAGTGAGTTTTATTACCGATAACTTGCGAATGATGGCAATGGGTAAAATGAGCCATCATGATTTAGAAGCGGTATTGGAACTGGAGTTACATGCGCTAGAAGAAGACTTACTTCGTCCATCTAAAGCTTTGGGCAAGGTAGGTGAAGCCATGCCTGGTTTCGGTATTGTCGCAGCAGTATTGGGTATTGTTGTGACCATGCAGAGCATTGGTGGGGCCTTGGCCTTGATTGGTGTCAAAGTGGCTGCGGCGTTAGTGGGTACTTTCTTCGGTATTTTAATGTGCTATGGCGTATTTGAACCGATTGCAGCCAGCATTGCTAACCAAGTGAAAAAAGAGATGATGGCGTTAAATATGGTTTCTGCAATTTTGGTCACCCAAGCGCAAGGAAAACCAACACTGCTGGCGTTAGATGCTGGACGCAAAGTGCTGCATTCTGAATATAAACCATCGTTTATTACGATGGAAAAATGGGTTTCTGGAGACTGA